The Phalacrocorax aristotelis chromosome 2, bGulAri2.1, whole genome shotgun sequence region GCTCATTGCTCAGATTATTGTCAGTGGGCCACATCAGCCTGGATATGTTCAGTAACTTCTAAGATCTTGATGGACATAttgaaaaagaataatctgAAGAGTTTAAAATGTATCTTAGAGCTGCATATAGTTTTATATTTGTCTTTAGTGGATCAGTGTTTTCAGGAATGTAGGATCAGATATTACACCATACTTTTGAAAGAATATTAGCCGTGAAATGAAGAAGTTGCTGCCTTGAAAATAGAACACAAACATGACTTTCTTATAAAAGTACTTCAGTGGAAGgctttttggagaaaaacaaacgtaacaagcaaaaaaaaaatagttctggAGTTAATCTCAGTTGGAGAACAAGTACAAGATTAAAACACCTCTTAAAAGTGGGAGAGCGttttatacctctgctgtgtcTGCTCTATCGTTGGTAGAAGAGGTTTCCAGATACCACAAAGACTATCCAATATATTGTCTCTAGCTTACAAATGCTAACCATTCCTACATTAATAACTGATATTAGCAACATCTGTAGACGTGTTAGGGGGAAAACTCTAAAACAGATAAAAGGCTAGAGGATATACAGCAATGAGGTTACATGTCAGGGCACAAACTCAATGCATATATGCTGCAACACTGATTATATATCTTTAGAAACTATAAGTTGGTTAGACTGtaatttcttcttcagcagATCCTTCTTTGCTGATTTGCCCTGAGCTTATTCCCAACAATCAGCATACCCAAATATGCTAAGATCTAATACGTAGAAATGCATGGTCAGATTTCTTGAGAATGAAAGATGTTATGTATTTAAATTACATATGCACctttacagatttattttttttttagcctaaGACCAGAAtactttctttctctgcttccagGAGTACCATTTGCAATCTGTATGAACCACACGGTGTCTTTGTCGTTGCTTTCCACAGGTGTGTTCTGCATGCCTCTCTACATCCCTTACAGCCTGACGGGGAAATGGCACTTGGGAAAAGGTGCCTGCAAGCTCTGGCTAGCTACAGACTATGTCCTGTGCACAGCTTCAGTATTTAACATTGTTCTCATCAGCTACGACCGTTTCCTGTCAGTTACTAAAGCTGTAAGTACCCTGTTTATAGCTTCTCTGATTTTGTCACAAAATCATTGGTGGATTATACTGACCAATGTTTGCCATGTTGGTGAGTATAAGCCAAATTTAACTGCGATAATGGCCCTCAAAAATATGCTGGCATGTGGAGATTATTAGATATTTGCTGCTAGTTGTGGTGAATATTCTGCATTGAGCATGCTCCAGTCCAGAGCCGGTCAAGCAGGACTTTTCTCACAATTTCTGCTGGAGGTTGcagttgtgctgctgcttgaggaaaagcaggctgaggggtgaaAAGGGTAAGACAGGAGGCTGGTAGAAAGGGGGCAAGGAAagaggatattaaaaataaactggatTTGGATTTGGACCTAAAATCAGGcatgggaagaaaaggcagtggAGCTAGGGCAGTGAGGTGAAGGACACTGGGAAGGATGGCTAGGCCTGAGATGTGGTCCCAAATGTTCCTGGAGAAGATTGGGAGCAAGAGCAAACAGGGCAGAGGGTGGGACAAGGGACAGACTGCACAGACTGCCTATGGACATGTGGCAATAAACTCCCCTCGGTGCCTGGGGCAGAACCCAAAACTTCAAATGCACTTTATGTCTCTGCTTTTGTGTGCTTTATGTCTTGGTTCATGCTAAGGATGGAAAGCAGAATTTCTCACTAGTCACTCTGCTAGCTCAAGTGGCAGGGAAGTGCTGGAGAGAGCTAAAGGTTCCAGCTCTTTGGTGATGTATGAGAGTGTCAACATAATGCCATATAATAGAATTTCAGCcttatttttgttaattataATTAACTTATTATACTTGTCTTTTTAtggcatttcattattttctgttattttattttatgtaaaggaaaaaatctggGAAATCaaacaccaaaatattttgcacataAGGAATATTACACTGGAAAGCCAAAGACTCAGCATTTACAAAGTGCAAAATTAAGACCACCTGCGCAAGTGTAATTAAGACCTAGGGACATTTGTATGATAGTCTTTAATGACATTAactcatactttttttttaattggatatCTATGCTCCCAGAATTACACATTCACTCTGTCATCCTGTGAAAGGGATGGAGCAGGATGTGAGCTACAAGATATGTCTGTTCTGCAACATACAGTGGAAAATATGTACTGGCCCCaaagtggggggaaaaggaagaaaagggatgACTTTGTGGTTTCGTCAGCTAAAGGCTGCATTGCAGAGCTGGAATCTATTCCTACCTCCTCATGAAGTGTGCAATAAACAATTTCTCAAAGGTGGGTGTTAAATATATGTGGCACATTTTCTGTTGACCAATGTGACGCATATAGTCCTACCTGCTtgtaaaatgctgtgaaaagcagTGCAGTTGCAGGTGAATGGGAGTCATGCTCTGAACAACTAGAAAATGCTAATTGCTCTGGCACTTCAGGTCACAGATATCTCAAACAAGGCATACCAAATTACTAGATACTGATGGATGATCATGTTTCATCACCTGGACCAGGACCCTAGCACAGTTACATTAACCTGTAGAGAGACACCCTTATGTTATGTCAACATCGGTGAAGTACACACACTGAGGTGAGCTTCACCTAAACAGCATGGCCACAGCTCTAGATTACCAAGCATGGTGTTAAATGCCTCTCCTGCTACTTCTGTTGGTTCCAAAACGCGTCTCTACAGATgcaacctttttcttttttccctcgCAGGTATCTTACAGAGTCCAGCAGGGAATAGCGTCCAACCCTGTCGTCAAGATGGTGGCCATCTGGGtctttgccttcctcctctACTGCCCAGCAATCCTCTTCTGGGAGTATGTGGCCGGATGCAGCGTGGTAGCAGCGGATCAGTGCTACGCTGAGTTCTTCCACAACTGGTACTTCCTGCTGTGCGCGTCCACCCTGGAGTTCTTCGTGCCGCTGCTCTCGGTGACCTACTTCAATGTGCACATCTTCTACAACATCCAGAGGCGCCAGTGGCACAGCAGCATGCAGGACTGTGAGCTTCCAAGGAGCGGCACCCTGTCCTGGCGATTCTGCCTCTTGCCAAGGCCAGGAGCATCTTCTACTCCATCAGAAGCAGAGGACAGTGTTTCTATCTCCACAAGGCCAAAGAAAGGGTCTTTGGTAACTGAGAGCTCGTCTCCGTCCACAGGCAATTCTGTAACCCCAGAAAATgacttctctgtttctttttgtgcaaTGACCAGGTCAAAACTGCAGCAGGACAAGAAAAGAGCCAAGTCGCTTGCCATAATTGTATGTGCCTTTGCCATTTGCTGGGCCCCATACACTTTACTAATGATTATTCGTGGGGTCTGCAAAGGAACCTGTGTCCATAGCTCCTTGTATGAAATAACCTTTTGGCTTTTGTGGCTCAATTCCTCTC contains the following coding sequences:
- the LOC142053941 gene encoding histamine H3 receptor-like, producing the protein MRISSQTELTWIRNMHNSTAEAPHMARMCNETSSTQSPGSEFSLGVLVLLAFLMVLLALVTILGNALVILAFIMDRNLRHRSNYYFLNLAISDFAVGVFCMPLYIPYSLTGKWHLGKGACKLWLATDYVLCTASVFNIVLISYDRFLSVTKAVSYRVQQGIASNPVVKMVAIWVFAFLLYCPAILFWEYVAGCSVVAADQCYAEFFHNWYFLLCASTLEFFVPLLSVTYFNVHIFYNIQRRQWHSSMQDCELPRSGTLSWRFCLLPRPGASSTPSEAEDSVSISTRPKKGSLVTESSSPSTGNSVTPENDFSVSFCAMTRSKLQQDKKRAKSLAIIVCAFAICWAPYTLLMIIRGVCKGTCVHSSLYEITFWLLWLNSSLNPFLYPLCHVKFRMAFMKILCPKRFARLRSGSF